The Flavobacterium faecale genome has a segment encoding these proteins:
- a CDS encoding DegT/DnrJ/EryC1/StrS family aminotransferase, which yields MKKIQMVDLKSQYDKIADTVNASIQEVLNTNTYINGPQVHQFQKGLEDYLDVKHVIPCANGTDALQIAMMGLGLQPGDEVITADFTFAATVEVIALLQLTPVLVDVDLYNMNISIERIKAAITPKTKAIVPVHLFGRAANMEAIMALAKEHNLFVIEDNAQAIGANCKFLDGTKKKAGTIGHVGATSFFPSKNLGCYGDGGAIFTNDDALAHTIRGIVNHGMYERYHHDVVGVNSRLDSIQAAVLNAKLPLLDTYNKARQTAAMKYSTALEGHKNIIAPTICDICDCHVFHQYTLRIVDADRNGLMQHLLDKGIPCAIYYPIPLHLQKAYVDVRYKEEDFPVTNQLVKEVLSLPMHTELEDDQIEFITNSVLEFLNK from the coding sequence ATGAAGAAAATTCAAATGGTTGACCTAAAAAGTCAATACGATAAGATTGCAGATACTGTTAATGCTTCGATTCAAGAAGTTTTGAATACCAATACTTATATTAATGGACCACAGGTTCATCAGTTTCAAAAAGGGCTAGAAGATTATTTGGATGTAAAACACGTTATTCCATGTGCCAATGGTACCGATGCTTTGCAAATTGCCATGATGGGATTGGGTTTGCAACCTGGTGATGAGGTTATTACTGCCGATTTTACTTTTGCAGCTACTGTTGAGGTGATTGCCTTATTGCAGTTGACACCCGTTTTGGTTGATGTTGACTTGTACAACATGAATATTTCGATCGAAAGAATTAAAGCCGCGATAACACCAAAAACAAAAGCGATTGTTCCAGTACATTTGTTTGGCCGTGCTGCTAATATGGAAGCAATTATGGCTTTGGCCAAGGAGCACAATTTATTTGTAATTGAGGATAATGCACAAGCCATTGGAGCTAACTGTAAATTTTTGGATGGTACAAAAAAGAAGGCTGGAACTATCGGTCACGTTGGAGCGACTTCATTTTTTCCGTCCAAAAACTTAGGTTGTTATGGTGATGGTGGAGCAATTTTTACCAATGATGATGCTTTGGCACATACGATACGTGGAATTGTAAATCACGGAATGTATGAACGTTACCACCATGATGTTGTGGGCGTAAATTCTCGTTTGGATAGTATTCAAGCTGCGGTCTTGAATGCAAAATTACCTTTGTTGGATACCTATAATAAGGCGAGACAAACGGCAGCAATGAAATATTCAACAGCGCTTGAAGGTCATAAAAATATTATTGCACCTACTATTTGTGATATTTGCGATTGTCATGTATTCCACCAATACACGTTACGAATTGTCGATGCAGATCGAAATGGACTAATGCAACACTTGCTGGATAAAGGAATTCCATGTGCGATTTACTATCCGATTCCATTGCATTTGCAAAAAGCATACGTAGATGTTCGTTACAAAGAAGAAGATTTTCCGGTTACTAATCAGTTGGTGAAAGAAGTGCTTTCGTTGCCAATGCATACCGAATTGGAAGACGATCAAATTGAATTTATAACAAACAGTGTATTGGAATTCTTGAACAAGTAA
- a CDS encoding 3-deoxy-D-manno-octulosonic acid transferase: MHFLYNLIIGIASYLLKIIALFSPKMQLFVSGRKTVFETLSKKIAPNDKTIWIHAASLGEYEQGLPIIEKLKEKHPTHKIIISFFSPSGYEVRKNNTIADATVYLPLDSESNAKKFIALAHPEMVFFIKYEFWINYLAELKKQNIPTYLISGIFREKQLFFKWYGGFYRKALSTFTYFFLQNESSKTLIENLGLKNVVVSGDTRFDRVAAILEKDNQIDFISKFKNKTTTVVIGSSWPKDEELLVQYLNETNQQVKFIIAPHNIKSEQIQQLQSSLSKRTVLYSQMKGKNLEDYDVFIIDTIGILTKIYSYADIAYVGGGFGQPGVHNILEPATFGVPIVIGTNFSHFAEATALVALEGCFSISNASTLKTVIDKLITDVNIREQTGAICSQFIKENTGATATIMTKIG; the protein is encoded by the coding sequence ATGCATTTTCTCTACAATCTTATTATTGGTATCGCCTCCTATTTATTAAAAATTATAGCATTGTTTAGTCCGAAAATGCAATTATTCGTTTCTGGTCGAAAAACAGTTTTCGAGACACTTTCGAAAAAAATAGCTCCAAACGATAAAACAATTTGGATTCACGCCGCATCATTAGGCGAATACGAGCAAGGGCTACCTATAATCGAAAAATTAAAAGAAAAACACCCTACACATAAAATCATCATTTCGTTTTTTTCACCCTCAGGCTATGAGGTCCGAAAAAATAATACTATCGCAGATGCCACCGTATATTTACCTTTAGACAGCGAATCAAACGCTAAAAAGTTTATAGCACTCGCCCACCCAGAGATGGTTTTCTTTATCAAATATGAATTTTGGATTAACTACTTAGCAGAACTAAAAAAACAAAACATACCCACCTACCTTATTTCAGGTATTTTTAGAGAAAAACAGTTGTTTTTTAAATGGTACGGAGGTTTTTATCGAAAAGCACTAAGCACCTTTACGTACTTCTTTTTACAAAATGAAAGTTCGAAAACATTAATCGAAAATCTGGGATTAAAAAATGTTGTGGTTTCAGGCGATACTCGTTTTGACCGTGTAGCAGCTATTTTAGAGAAAGACAATCAAATTGATTTTATATCGAAATTCAAAAACAAAACCACAACGGTTGTCATCGGAAGCTCTTGGCCAAAGGATGAAGAATTACTGGTGCAGTATCTTAACGAGACCAATCAACAAGTTAAATTCATAATCGCTCCTCATAATATAAAGAGCGAACAAATTCAGCAGCTCCAAAGCAGTCTAAGCAAAAGAACAGTTCTATATTCACAAATGAAAGGTAAAAACCTTGAAGACTACGACGTATTCATTATTGATACGATCGGAATTCTAACCAAAATCTATAGCTACGCAGATATTGCGTACGTAGGCGGCGGATTTGGACAGCCTGGTGTTCACAACATTCTAGAACCAGCCACTTTTGGAGTCCCTATTGTTATCGGAACAAACTTTTCGCATTTTGCAGAGGCAACAGCATTAGTAGCATTGGAAGGATGTTTTTCAATTTCAAACGCATCCACTCTAAAAACGGTAATAGACAAACTGATTACAGATGTTAACATAAGAGAACAAACGGGAGCAATTTGCAGTCAGTTCATTAAAGAAAACACCGGTGCAACCGCTACCATTATGACCAAAATAGGGTAA
- a CDS encoding DUF1508 domain-containing protein, with amino-acid sequence MGSFVISKRFSGDYKFEYTSRKGKPIFTSNAYELRMDCEAEAELLRAKFDSCSFLKYKTAKGKFYFKVVLDDVLVAVSRKYSTVLMAQKGIDEIVKYGARAEILDFAASEVLFDDWEG; translated from the coding sequence ATGGGGTCTTTTGTGATTAGTAAGCGTTTTAGTGGGGATTATAAGTTTGAATACACTTCAAGAAAGGGTAAGCCTATTTTTACCAGTAATGCTTATGAATTGCGTATGGATTGCGAAGCTGAAGCTGAACTCTTGCGCGCAAAGTTTGATAGTTGCTCGTTTTTGAAATATAAGACCGCAAAAGGGAAGTTTTATTTCAAAGTGGTACTAGATGATGTTTTGGTTGCAGTAAGTCGAAAATACAGCACTGTGCTTATGGCGCAAAAGGGAATTGATGAAATTGTAAAATATGGAGCTAGGGCAGAGATTTTGGACTTTGCAGCTTCAGAGGTATTATTTGATGACTGGGAGGGTTAA
- the mutS gene encoding DNA mismatch repair protein MutS, which produces MAAKEKEVKETPLMKQYNEIKRKYPDACLLFRVGDFYETFGEDAVRASKILGITLTKRGAGSPTETALAGFPHHSINTYLPKLVKAGLRVAICDQLEDPKMTKTIVKRGVTELVTPGVSMNDEVLNSKSNNFLASVYFTSKSIGVSFLDVSTGEFLTAQGNTEYIDKLLQNFSPSEILVPKASKNDFKEQFGNDFHCFFLEDWLYKEDYAFETLTKHFQTISLKGFGIEDLKEGIIASGAILYYLSETQHNRVQHITSIQRIAEDAYVWMDRFTIRNLELYHSYNPNAVTLLDVIDRTLSPMGGRLLKRWLALPLKDANKIKNRHQVVTYLKESQEVLQKMQYQIKQISDLERLISKIAAGKVSPREVIYLKESLDAIIPMKTLALQSTQEAVKVIGDSFHSCELLREKIKTTLNQEAPVAISKGNAIATGVNLELDELRAISTSGKEYLAGIEARESERTGITSLKISFNNVFGYYIEVRNTHKDKVPTEWIRKQTLVNAERYITEELKEYETKILGAEEKIQKIESDLFEQLVAWITTYIKPVQLNANLVAQLDCLCSFTQLAIENQYVCPQLDETFELDIKNGRHPVIEKQLPLGTPYIANDVFLDRETQQLIMITGPNMSGKSAILRQTALIVLLAQMGSFVPADAVRMGIVDKIFTRVGASDNISMGESTFMVEMNETASILNNLSDRSLVLLDEIGRGTSTYDGISIAWAIAEYLHEHPAKPKTLFATHYHELNEMNELLPRIQNYNVSVKELKDSVLFIRKLVKGGSAHSFGIHVAKMAGMPQIVIQKAQKLLKKLEKDHSSDALNGIKAEKDEMQMSFFNLDDPLLEEIKEEILSLDINTVTPVEALMKLNELKRMLVRK; this is translated from the coding sequence TTGGCAGCAAAAGAAAAAGAAGTAAAAGAAACCCCGTTAATGAAGCAGTACAACGAAATCAAAAGGAAGTATCCTGATGCTTGTTTGTTGTTTAGAGTGGGCGATTTTTATGAAACTTTCGGTGAGGATGCCGTTCGTGCTTCAAAAATTTTAGGAATAACTTTAACCAAGCGTGGTGCTGGGTCACCAACTGAAACTGCTTTGGCAGGTTTTCCGCATCATTCTATTAATACCTATCTGCCAAAATTGGTGAAGGCAGGTTTGCGTGTTGCTATTTGCGATCAACTCGAAGATCCCAAAATGACCAAAACAATCGTGAAACGTGGTGTGACGGAGTTAGTGACTCCTGGTGTATCCATGAATGATGAGGTATTGAATTCTAAGTCCAATAACTTCTTGGCATCTGTTTACTTTACAAGCAAGAGTATCGGAGTTTCATTTCTAGATGTTTCAACGGGTGAGTTTCTTACCGCTCAAGGAAATACGGAATACATAGATAAATTGCTGCAAAATTTTAGCCCGTCAGAAATATTGGTGCCAAAAGCTAGTAAAAATGATTTTAAAGAACAGTTTGGTAATGATTTTCATTGTTTTTTTCTAGAAGATTGGCTCTACAAAGAGGATTATGCTTTTGAAACCCTAACCAAACATTTTCAAACTATATCTTTAAAAGGATTTGGTATCGAAGATTTGAAGGAAGGTATTATCGCATCTGGCGCAATCTTGTATTATTTGTCTGAAACGCAACACAATCGCGTGCAGCACATCACATCAATCCAACGTATTGCAGAAGATGCGTATGTGTGGATGGACCGTTTTACTATTCGAAATTTAGAACTTTACCACAGCTACAATCCCAATGCAGTGACCTTATTGGATGTAATTGACAGAACACTTTCGCCTATGGGTGGTCGATTGCTCAAGCGTTGGCTGGCCTTGCCTTTGAAGGATGCGAACAAAATTAAAAACCGTCACCAAGTGGTGACTTATTTGAAAGAAAGTCAAGAGGTCTTGCAGAAAATGCAATATCAAATTAAGCAAATATCAGATTTAGAACGTTTGATTTCTAAAATCGCTGCTGGCAAAGTATCGCCTCGAGAAGTGATTTATTTAAAAGAATCCTTAGACGCCATTATTCCAATGAAAACGTTGGCTTTGCAAAGTACTCAAGAAGCGGTAAAAGTAATTGGTGATAGTTTTCATAGTTGCGAATTGCTTCGCGAAAAAATTAAAACGACCTTGAATCAAGAGGCTCCTGTGGCTATTTCGAAAGGAAATGCTATTGCAACGGGGGTGAACCTAGAGTTGGATGAGCTTAGAGCAATATCTACTTCGGGTAAAGAATATTTGGCTGGAATAGAAGCGCGAGAATCAGAACGTACTGGGATAACATCGTTGAAAATTTCTTTCAATAATGTGTTTGGTTATTATATCGAAGTTCGAAATACCCACAAAGATAAAGTGCCAACAGAATGGATTAGAAAACAAACTCTTGTAAATGCCGAGCGCTACATCACCGAAGAATTAAAGGAATACGAAACTAAGATATTAGGTGCCGAAGAAAAAATTCAAAAAATTGAATCTGATCTGTTTGAGCAATTGGTGGCTTGGATTACTACCTATATAAAACCAGTGCAATTGAACGCCAATTTAGTTGCGCAGTTGGATTGTTTGTGTTCGTTTACACAATTGGCAATCGAAAATCAATATGTATGTCCGCAATTGGATGAAACTTTTGAATTGGATATAAAAAATGGTCGCCATCCTGTTATCGAAAAACAATTGCCGTTGGGTACGCCTTATATTGCCAATGATGTTTTCTTGGATAGAGAAACACAGCAACTGATCATGATTACAGGGCCAAACATGTCGGGTAAGTCGGCTATCTTGAGGCAAACGGCTTTGATTGTGCTATTGGCTCAGATGGGAAGTTTTGTTCCTGCAGATGCAGTTCGAATGGGAATCGTTGATAAAATCTTTACTAGGGTAGGAGCGAGTGATAATATCTCAATGGGAGAATCAACTTTTATGGTTGAAATGAATGAAACAGCTTCTATTTTGAATAACCTTTCTGATCGAAGTCTTGTACTGTTGGACGAAATTGGTCGTGGAACGAGTACTTATGACGGAATCTCGATTGCATGGGCAATTGCGGAGTATCTACACGAGCATCCGGCTAAGCCTAAGACTTTGTTTGCTACGCATTACCACGAGCTGAACGAAATGAATGAGCTATTACCACGTATCCAAAATTATAACGTCTCTGTAAAAGAATTAAAAGATTCGGTTTTATTTATTCGAAAGTTAGTCAAGGGGGGAAGTGCGCACAGTTTCGGAATTCATGTAGCTAAAATGGCAGGAATGCCGCAGATTGTGATTCAAAAGGCGCAAAAACTCTTGAAGAAATTGGAGAAAGATCATAGTAGTGACGCTCTAAACGGAATAAAAGCAGAGAAAGACGAGATGCAAATGAGTTTTTTTAACCTTGATGACCCATTATTGGAGGAAATCAAAGAAGAAATTTTGAGTTTGGATATTAACACGGTTACGCCCGTTGAAGCGTTAATGAAGCTAAATGAGCTGAAAAGGATGTTGGTTCGAAAATAA
- a CDS encoding DUF1573 domain-containing protein has protein sequence MKKIVLIAVLAVFGISSSNAQETSKKMRASAKTAVAKVANVNGAGLVFENETIDYGTIAHNADGNRQFVFTNNGNKPLIITNTQGSCGCTVPTTPKEPILPGAKGVIGVKYATDRVGPFTKTVTVTSNAEGQATKTLTIKGTVLADNEKKS, from the coding sequence ATGAAAAAAATAGTTTTAATTGCCGTACTAGCGGTATTCGGAATCTCATCTTCTAATGCGCAAGAAACTTCAAAAAAAATGAGAGCATCTGCTAAAACTGCAGTAGCAAAAGTTGCTAATGTTAATGGAGCTGGTCTAGTTTTTGAAAATGAAACTATCGATTACGGAACAATTGCTCACAATGCAGACGGTAACCGTCAATTTGTATTTACAAATAACGGAAACAAGCCATTAATTATAACAAACACACAAGGATCTTGTGGATGTACAGTACCTACTACTCCAAAAGAGCCAATTTTGCCTGGTGCAAAAGGTGTGATTGGTGTAAAATATGCTACTGATAGAGTTGGACCTTTTACAAAAACAGTAACAGTAACCTCTAACGCTGAAGGACAAGCAACAAAAACACTTACTATTAAAGGAACAGTATTAGCTGATAACGAAAAAAAGAGCTAA
- a CDS encoding RNA methyltransferase has translation MRKLENSELERKSIEDFKKSEKTPIILVLDDIRSLHNIGSVFRTADAFLIEKIYLCGITATPPNKEMHKTALGATETVAWEHHENVLDVISNLKKENVLTLAIEQVESATFLQDFKVSANQKYALVFGNEVFGVSQDAVQLCDGCIEIPQLGTKHSLNISVSAGIVVWDLFQKLNWPQ, from the coding sequence ATGAGAAAGCTCGAAAACAGTGAACTAGAACGCAAATCAATTGAAGATTTTAAAAAATCTGAAAAAACACCCATTATCTTGGTTTTGGATGATATTCGTAGTTTGCACAACATAGGATCTGTTTTTAGAACTGCCGATGCTTTTTTGATCGAAAAAATTTATTTGTGTGGAATCACCGCTACACCACCCAACAAAGAAATGCATAAAACCGCTCTTGGCGCTACCGAAACTGTAGCTTGGGAACATCATGAAAATGTTTTGGATGTAATTTCGAATTTAAAAAAAGAAAACGTTTTGACTCTTGCTATAGAACAAGTAGAAAGCGCTACTTTTTTGCAAGATTTTAAAGTAAGTGCCAATCAAAAATACGCATTAGTTTTTGGGAACGAAGTTTTTGGCGTTTCTCAAGATGCAGTACAACTTTGTGACGGTTGTATCGAAATTCCACAACTGGGAACTAAACATTCATTAAACATTTCAGTAAGTGCTGGAATTGTGGTTTGGGATTTATTTCAAAAACTAAACTGGCCGCAATAA
- the folK gene encoding 2-amino-4-hydroxy-6-hydroxymethyldihydropteridine diphosphokinase, with the protein MKEGKKIVLSIGTNQGDKLENIVQCIQLIKEKIGMVTQVSKIYQTPSWGFESDPFFNCALELVSNKTPIETLELALAIEQEMGRTRSEQLGYQSRIIDIDLILFGNEVVDSEQLQLPHPLMQERKFVLLPLTDLNLDWEHPILKQSIPVLLENCSDQSECVVVQALAFL; encoded by the coding sequence ATGAAGGAAGGAAAGAAAATAGTGCTGTCAATTGGAACAAATCAAGGGGATAAGCTAGAGAATATAGTGCAGTGTATTCAATTGATTAAAGAAAAGATTGGCATGGTAACGCAAGTTTCAAAAATCTATCAAACGCCATCTTGGGGTTTTGAGAGTGATCCTTTTTTTAATTGTGCCTTGGAGTTGGTATCGAATAAAACGCCTATTGAAACCTTGGAACTAGCTTTGGCAATTGAACAAGAAATGGGGCGTACCCGTAGCGAGCAATTAGGTTATCAATCTCGAATTATTGATATTGATTTAATCTTGTTTGGTAATGAAGTGGTAGATAGCGAGCAACTTCAACTTCCGCATCCTTTGATGCAAGAACGAAAGTTTGTTTTATTGCCATTAACTGATTTAAATTTAGACTGGGAGCATCCTATCTTGAAACAATCAATTCCTGTTTTACTCGAAAATTGTTCAGATCAGAGTGAATGTGTCGTTGTTCAAGCGCTAGCTTTTTTATAG
- the sppA gene encoding signal peptide peptidase SppA — protein sequence MRFLGNVLATIVGIFVFCLLFLIGIGVIAAAVGGGSEVATVDNNSVIELNLQDVSLDYAGKFKDPWMSKFSAGDGIGLTDIINAITVAKTDDNIKGISILNNSSALGMAQTKELRDALEDFKKSGKFIMAYANTYSQKEYYLNSVANTIYLNPVGDMDFKGLSSEIMFYKDLQEKTGIKMEVIRHGKYKSAVEPFLENKMSDANREQVTALLQSIWSATLTDIAISRKLSVAKLNDIANNLAARTPELAKQEKLIDIIGYEDEYHSAIKKALKVAEKEDYKKISISDYTSKLLTESELTEADDQIAVIYAQGEIQSGEGDVNTIGEISMNRSLQDARKDKNIKAIVLRINSPGGNALTSDLIWREIELTKKVKPVVVSMGNYAASGGYYIACNANQIFAEKNTITGSIGVFGILPNFSQLTAKIGINIEQVKTNENASEYSPFVPIDEKFKAVTLEGVEHIYKTFVTHVAQGRKMTFAQVDSIAQGRVWTGNEALKIGLVDKIGNLNDAIKAAAAMAKTKEYSTKNFPEFNKSFEDMLSQLPFVKSKSDFIKEEIGIENYKIIQQVRKLQARKGIQVIMPYEFDIN from the coding sequence ATGAGATTTTTAGGAAATGTATTAGCTACCATAGTAGGTATTTTTGTTTTTTGTCTATTATTCCTAATTGGTATAGGCGTGATCGCTGCTGCAGTAGGTGGCGGGTCTGAGGTGGCTACCGTAGACAACAATTCTGTTATTGAATTGAATTTGCAAGACGTATCTCTTGATTATGCCGGGAAATTCAAAGATCCTTGGATGAGTAAATTTTCTGCAGGAGATGGAATTGGCTTGACCGATATCATAAATGCGATCACTGTGGCTAAAACAGATGACAATATAAAAGGTATTTCAATTTTAAACAATAGTTCTGCTCTGGGAATGGCACAAACCAAAGAGCTACGTGATGCATTAGAAGATTTTAAAAAATCAGGAAAATTCATCATGGCCTATGCCAATACCTATTCACAAAAAGAATATTACCTAAACTCTGTGGCCAACACCATTTATTTAAATCCTGTTGGAGACATGGACTTTAAAGGACTTTCGTCTGAGATCATGTTCTACAAAGATTTGCAAGAGAAAACCGGAATCAAAATGGAAGTCATTCGACACGGAAAATATAAAAGTGCCGTAGAACCCTTTTTGGAAAATAAAATGAGTGATGCTAATCGGGAACAAGTTACTGCTTTACTACAATCTATTTGGAGTGCAACCTTGACAGATATTGCCATTAGCAGAAAACTATCGGTGGCAAAACTAAATGATATTGCCAATAATTTGGCCGCTAGAACACCTGAATTGGCAAAGCAAGAAAAATTAATAGACATTATAGGTTATGAAGATGAATATCACTCTGCTATTAAAAAAGCATTAAAAGTTGCAGAAAAAGAGGACTACAAAAAGATCTCGATAAGTGACTATACTTCTAAACTCTTGACGGAATCTGAGCTAACCGAAGCCGACGACCAAATTGCAGTCATATATGCGCAAGGCGAAATCCAATCTGGCGAGGGTGATGTGAATACTATTGGAGAAATATCGATGAATCGTTCGTTACAAGATGCAAGAAAAGACAAAAACATTAAAGCAATTGTACTACGCATCAACAGTCCAGGTGGAAATGCATTGACCTCTGATTTAATTTGGAGAGAAATTGAATTGACCAAAAAAGTAAAACCTGTAGTAGTGTCTATGGGGAATTATGCTGCTTCGGGCGGGTATTACATTGCGTGTAATGCGAATCAGATTTTTGCTGAGAAAAATACCATCACGGGTTCTATTGGTGTTTTTGGGATTTTGCCCAACTTTAGCCAATTAACTGCTAAAATCGGAATCAATATCGAACAGGTAAAAACAAATGAAAACGCTTCAGAATACAGTCCTTTTGTGCCAATTGATGAAAAATTCAAAGCGGTTACACTGGAAGGCGTTGAACACATTTACAAAACCTTTGTTACACATGTAGCCCAAGGACGAAAAATGACATTTGCACAAGTAGACTCGATTGCGCAAGGGCGCGTATGGACTGGAAACGAAGCCCTAAAAATAGGACTGGTTGATAAAATTGGAAACTTAAACGACGCTATCAAAGCTGCTGCAGCCATGGCAAAAACTAAAGAATATTCGACTAAGAATTTTCCGGAATTTAATAAAAGTTTTGAAGATATGTTGAGCCAACTCCCATTTGTGAAATCAAAATCTGATTTTATAAAAGAAGAAATAGGAATTGAGAACTACAAAATAATCCAGCAAGTAAGAAAATTGCAGGCCCGCAAAGGAATTCAAGTGATCATGCCTTATGAATTTGACATTAATTAA